The Hevea brasiliensis isolate MT/VB/25A 57/8 chromosome 1, ASM3005281v1, whole genome shotgun sequence genome has a window encoding:
- the LOC110650447 gene encoding LOW QUALITY PROTEIN: putative UDP-rhamnose:rhamnosyltransferase 1 (The sequence of the model RefSeq protein was modified relative to this genomic sequence to represent the inferred CDS: inserted 1 base in 1 codon) — protein sequence MSEATKLHVALFPWLAFXHIIPFFELAKRIAQRGHKIFFISTPRNIQRLPKIPPNLAPLINLVSLPLPTVEHLPKNAEATIDIPFQKTPYLKIAFDGFQGPLLQFLQTSTPDWIIYDFAPYWLPPILANLGISGAYFSIFGAWTISFFGSSSSAMINGEDSRTRPEDFTVPPEWIPFPSKVAFRLHEAKRAIGDHIALNDSGFSDLFRAGSVMEGCDIIAIRNCNELESNFTRLVGELHCRPVLPIGLLPPADFDGSSDQGDMWLTIKEWLDKQNKGSVVYIAFGSESELSQPELHELALGLELSGLPFFWALRKRDNSVKLPDEFEEQVKGRGMVWTSWVPQLKIMGHESVGGFLTHCGYASIIEALYFELPLIMLPISIDQGLTARFFGEKMVGIEITKDEEDGSFRREWVAESLRLVMVGKEGKVYRDSAKEMKKLIADKDVHERYIDHFVEFMQNYRVA from the exons ATGAGTGAGGCTACAAAGCTGCATGTCGCTCTGTTTCCATGGCTAGCGT GTCATATAATCCCATTTTTTGAGCTCGCCAAGCGCATAGCCCAAAGGGGTCATAAAATCTTCTTTATCTCCACACCTAGAAACATCCAGCGTTTACCAAAAATTCCTCCAAATTTAGCACCGCTTATCAATTTAGTGAGCCTCCCTTTACCCACAGTTGAACATCTCCCAAAGAATGCAGAGGCTACCATTGATATACCTTTCCAGAAAACTCCATACCTCAAGATTGCCTTTGACGGCTTCCAAGGCCCTCTGCTTCAGTTTTTACAAACTTCTACTCCAGATTGGATCATCTACGACTTTGCTCCGTACTGGTTACCTCCCATTTTGGCCAATCTTGGGATCTCCGGTGCCTACTTCAGTATTTTCGGTGCATGGACTATATCTTTCTTTGGATCATCATCGTCAGCCATGATTAACGGTGAGGATTCACGGACTCGACCAGAAGATTTCACTGTGCCTCCTGAGTGGATCCCTTTTCCTTCCAAGGTCGCATTTCGGCTCCATGAGGCAAAGCGAGCTATCGGTGATCACATTGCGTTAAATGATTCGGGTTTCTCCGATTTGTTTCGCGCAGGTTCAGTAATGGAAGGCTGTGATATTATAGCTATACGGAACTGCAATGAGCTAGAAAGTAACTTTACGAGGCTTGTTGGGGAGCTTCACTGCAGGCCTGTGCTTCCAATAGGTTTACTGCCACCTGCAGATTTTGATGGCAGCAGTGACCAAGGTGATATGTGGCTTACAATCAAAGAGTGGCTAGACAAGCAAAACAAAGGTTCCGTGGTTTATATTGCGTTTGGAAGCGAGTCGGAACTGAGTCAACCCGAATTACACGAATTGGCACTTGGGTTGGAGTTATCAGGGTTGCCATTCTTTTGGGCTCTAAGGAAGAGAGATAACTCGGTCAAGTTACCAGATGAGTTTGAGGAGCAAGTCAAGGGACGTGGAATGGTGTGGACGAGTTGGGTACCTCAACTCAAAATTATGGGTCATGAATCGGTGGGAGGCTTTTTGACTCACTGTGGTTATGCTTCAATTATAGAGGCCCTTTACTTTGAACTTCCTTTGATTATGTTGCCAATCTCTATAGACCAAGGGTTAACTGCAAGATTTTTTGGAGAGAAGATGGTGGGTATAGAGATAACAAAAGATGAGGAAGATGGGTCTTTTAGGAGGGAATGGGTGGCTGAATCGCTGAGGTTGGTTATGGTTGGAAAGGAAGGAAAAGTCTATAGAGACAGTGCAAAGGAGATGAAGAAATTAATTGCAGATAAAGATGTTCACGAAAGATACATAGACCATTTTGTTGAGTTTATGCAAAATTACCGAGTTGCTTGA
- the LOC110646960 gene encoding transcription initiation factor TFIID subunit 15b, which yields MSRPGDWNCRSCQHLNFQRRESCQRCGDSRSGGDLGGFGGRSSGGSSFGFTGSDVRPGDWYCTAGNCGAHNFASRSSCFKCGVYKDDSGGGFDSDIPRSRGIGSGSNRSGWKSGDWICTRWGCNEHNFASRMECFKCNAPRDLSNRTSY from the exons ATGAGTAGGCCAGGAGACTGGAACTGCAGGTCATGCCAGCACCTGAACTTTCAGAGACGTGAGTCGTGCCAGCGCTGTGGGGACTCAAGGTCTGGAGGTGACCTTGGAGGTTTTGGTGGGAGATCTTCAGGTGGGTCATCATTTGGATTCACGGGGTCAGATGTTCGTCCCGGGGATTGGTACTGCACTGCCGGCAACTGTGGAGCCCACAACTTTGCAAGCCGCTCAAGTTGCTTCAAATGTGGTGTGTACAAAGATGATTCTGGTGGTGGCTTCGACTCTGACATTCCTCGCTCTAGAGGCATTGGCAGTGGCAGCAATCGTTCTGGTTGGAAATCTGGCGATTGGATCTGCACCAG GTGGGGATGCAATGAACACAACTTTGCAAGCAGAATGGAGTGTTTCAAATGCAATGCCCCTAGAGATCTTAGCAACAGAACTTCATACTAG
- the LOC110646963 gene encoding uncharacterized protein LOC110646963, which translates to MSLTSVKMSDDVWLTCLTHALSTETEEIMGLLLGDIEYSKNGGVTALIWGASPQSRSDRRKDRVETNPEQLAAASAQAERMTTSTGRTTRVIGWYHSHPHITVLPSHVDVRTQAMYQLLDPGFIGLIFSCFSEDVNKVGRIQVIAFQSSDGKQNNISRPISVSPVNRSYIDVESSLSSSENTSARSGSARVENPEQDTGDSRTTAGSSKGGVKSLDLGDFFANADANYVGRERIGGNYHTANSDNTFVDIDPMDMSESMQEAMHRSNLEMSGAEYIRKEIPLHVLPTWSLLKLDSPLTSFTDLQRVLYEEERGAYNQAILQNLRDGKVHPLTFIHHTATYQASMCKLIEYCLSPAINALQDRLRENEIRLSMLIDEAKMLETETFRGSEPSSRSPRHVPSHGLRGSASSSQRDLHSSSESLSVRTVSSPGSRTRTGS; encoded by the exons ATGTCTCTAACAAGCGTTAAAATGTCTGATGATGTCTGGTTAACGTGCCTCACCCATGCATTGTCTACAGAGACTGAGGAGATTATGGGCCTTCTTCTTGGTGATATTGAG TACTCTAAAAATGGGGGTGTAACTGCACTAATCTGGGGAGCTTCACCTCAGTCAAGATCTGATCGGCGAAAGGATCGTGTAGAGACAAATCCAGAACAGTTGGCTGCTGCATCAGCTCAGGCTGAGA GAATGACCACATCAACAGGACGGACAACAAGGGTGATAGGATGGTACCATTCACATCCTCATATTACAGTTTTACCTTCTCATGTAG ATGTGCGAACGCAGGCAATGTATCAACTTCTAGATCCTGGCTTTATCGGGCTGATATTTTCATGTTTCAGTGAAGATGTAAATAAG GTTGGAAGAATCCAAGTCATTGCTTTCCAGTCGTCAGATGGAAAGCAAAATAACATATCAAGACCAATTTCTGTATCACCTGTGAATAGAAGTTACATAGATGTTGAGTCATCATTAAGTTCCTCAGAAAATACATCAGCAAGATCTGGATCTGCAAGAGTAGAGAACCCAGAGCAAGACACTGGTGATTCAAGAACAACTGCAGGATCAAGTAAG GGTGGGGTAAAATCTTTGGACTTGGGGGATTTCTTTGCAAATGCTGATGCCAACTATGTTGGGAGAGAGAGAATAGGAGGCAACTACCACACTGCCAATTCAGACAACACATTTGTTGATATCGACCCCATGGATATGTCAGAAAGTATGCAAGAAGCTATGCACCGCTCAAATTTGGAAATGAG TGGTGCAGAATACATCAGAAAAGAAATTCCTCTTCATGTTTTGCCAACATGGTCTCTTCTTAAGCTAGATTCACCTCTAACGTCATTCACGGATTTGCAACGTGTATTATATGAAGAGGAGCGGGGAGCATATAACCAAGCTATCTTGCAAAATTTGAG GGATGGAAAAGTACACCCCCTTACCTTCATACATCACACAGCAACTTATCAAGCTTCCATGTGCAAATTGATCGAATATTG TTTAAGTCCTGCTATAAATGCACTCCAAGATCGCTTGAGAGAGAATGAAATTCGG TTATCAATGCTGATTGATGAAGCCAAGATGTTGGAGACTGAAACTTTTAGAGGGAGTGAGCCATCTTCCAGATCTCCCCGCCATGTTCCATCTCATGGTCTCCGAGGAAGTGCTTCATCCAGTCAGCGGGACTTGCATAGTTCATCTGAATCTCTTAGTGTGAGGACTGTTTCTAGTCCTGGTAGCCGAACCAGAACAGGGTCTTAA
- the LOC110646966 gene encoding late embryogenesis abundant protein 1-like, translated as MAHQGQDLSFNASGQAQMKREETVNQASNPSHQTMDRASEPAQAGQDSSYSTQATNFLQQTGEQVKNMAQGAAEAVKNTLGMNADNSSNPAGHPTNSSNTPSNASNPSNPSNPSNPSNPSI; from the exons ATGGCACACCAAGGTCAGGACTTGAGTTTCAATGCCTCTGGCCAAGCTCAG ATGAAGAGGGAAGAGACTGTGAACCAGGCATCTAATCCATCCCATCAAACAATGGATAGGGCATCTGAGCCTGCCCAAGCTGGCCAGGACAGTTCCTATTCAACCCAGGCCACCAACTTTCTTCAACAG ACAGGAGAGCAAGTGAAGAACATGGCCCAAGGAGCTGCAGAGGCAGTGAAGAACACTCTGGGAATGAACGCAGACAACAGCTCTAACCCAGCAGGCCACCCAACCAACAGTAGTAATACTCCAAGCAACGCCAGCAACCCTAGCAATCCAAGCAACCCCAGCAACCCAAGCAACCCATCTATTTGA
- the LOC110646965 gene encoding late embryogenesis abundant protein D-7-like has protein sequence MASHDQSFRAGEATGRAEEKGNQVTDTMREKGREVTDRTSETAEQTKQKTAETAEATKEKAYEGKEKTKGVLQQTGEKVKHAAQSAAETVKSTLGTGQHHDDENKNHTGGYEQTTTNMESEY, from the exons ATGGCATCCCACGATCAGTCCTTCAGAGCTGGTGAGGCCACTGGCCGAGCCGAG GAGAAGGGTAACCAGGTGACTGACACCATGAGGGAGAAGGGCAGAGAAGTGACGGACAGGACCTCAGAGACAGCTGAACAGACCAAGCAGAAAACAGCAGAAACCGCAGAGGCAACTAAGGAGAAGGCTTATGAAGGGAAGGAGAAGACCAAGGGGGTCCTCCAGCAAACTGGGGAGAAAGTGAAGCACGCTGCTCAGAGTGCTGCTGAAACTGTAAAGAGTACGCTTGGGACGGGTCAACATCACGATGATGAGAATAAGAACCATACTGGTGGTTATGAGCAAACTACTACTAACATGGAATCCGAGTATTAG